In Carassius carassius chromosome 19, fCarCar2.1, whole genome shotgun sequence, a single genomic region encodes these proteins:
- the LOC132094849 gene encoding serine/threonine-protein kinase tousled-like 1-B isoform X1 produces the protein MEELHSLDPRRQELLEARFLGGVSGNTAGSTGSASGGTKTLTNNECSNHSFGSLGSSSDKESEGSDGKRGSSPAFSTPEKKHSESSRGRKRKADIQSESSQGKSVIRGPKISDYFDFQAGNGSSPVRGLPPVIRSPQNSHSHSAPGSSTRQSSSSPTSLCFVDSMISTRTMAVKSVQTDLTVVKLATIESNKNLDLEKKEGRIDDLLRANCDLRRQIDEQQKLLEKYKERLNKCITMSKKLLIEKSTQEKQACREKSMQDRLRLGHFTSVRHGASFTEQWTDGYAFQNLVKQQEWIIQQREEIERQRKLLAKRKPPSASSSQSPSTISEPKPRKTKAVNGAENDPFLKPSLPQLLTLAEYHEQEEIFKLRLGNLKKEEAEIQAELERLERVRNLHIRELKRINNEDSSQFKDHPTLNERYLLLHLLGRGGFSEVYKAFDLIEQRYTAVKIHQLNKNWREEKKENYHKHACREYRIHKQLDHPRIVKLYDYFSLDTDTFCTVLEYCEGNDLDFYLKQHKLMSEKEARSIVMQIVNALRYLNEIKPPIIHYDLKPGNILLVDGNACGEIKITDFGLSKIMDDDSYGVDGMDLTSQGAGTYWYLPPECFVVGKEPPKISNKVDVWSVGVIFFQCLYGRKPFGHNQSQQDILQENTILKATEVQFPSKPVASNEAKAFIRRCLAYRKEDRFDVHQLGRDSYLLPHIRRPSSSGALAPNSSSY, from the exons ATGGAGGAGCTGCACAGTCTGGACCCGCGCCGGCAGGAATTGCTGGAGGCCAGATTTCTGGGCGGAGTCAGTGGAAACACAGCGGGCAGCACTGGCAGCGCTAGCGGAGGAACCAAA ACCTTGACAAACAACGAATGTTCCAATCACAGTTTTGGTAGCTTGGGCTCCTCCAGTGATAAAGAGTCAGAG GGCTCAGATGGGAAAAGAGGAAGTTCTCCTGCATTTTCA ACTCCTGAAAAGAAGCACTCTGAATCATCACGGGGCAGGAAGAGGAAAGCTGACATCCAGTCAGAGAGCAGTCAGG GGAAGTCTGTCATTCGGGGACCCAaaattagtgattattttgat TTTCAGGCTGGTAATGGGTCCAGTCCAGTAAGAGGTCTTCCACCAGTCATCCGCTCACCCCAGAACTCACATTCCCACTCTGCACCGGGATCCAGC ACCCGGCAGAGCAGCTCGTCCCCCACTAGTCTGTGTTTTGTGGACTCTATGATTTCTACGAGAACGATGGCGGTCAAGAGTGTTCAG ACTGACCTGACTGTGGTAAAGCTGGCCACCATAGAGAGCAATAAGAACCTGGACCTGGAGAAGAAGGAGGGCAGGATAGATGATCTTCTGCGG GCAAACTGTGATCTTAGGAGACAAATTGATGAGCAGCAAAAGCTTCTAGAAAAGTACAAGGAACGTTTAAACAAGTGCATCACCATGAGCAAAAAACTTCTGATTGAGAAG AGCACACAGGAGAAGCAGGCGTGTCGGGAGAAGAGCATGCAGGATCGACTGCGTTTGGGTCATTTCACCTCTGTGAGACACGGAGCCTCGTTTACAGAGCAGTGGACAGACGGCTACGCCTTCCAGAACCTCGTCAA ACAGCAGGAATGGATCATTCAACAACGTGAAGAAATCGAGAGACAGAGGAAACTGTTAGCTAAGAGAAAGCCACCATCAGCCAGCAGCTCACAGTCGCCCAGCACCATCTCTGAGCCCAAACCACGCAAGACCAAGGCTGTGAACGGCGCAGAGAACGACCCTTTCCTCAAACCCAGCCTCCCTCAGCT GCTAACTTTAGCTGAGTACCATGAGCAGGAGGAGATCTTCAAACTGAGACTCGGCAATCTCAAAAAG GAGGAGGCAGAGATTCAGGCAGAGCTGGAGAGGTTGGAGAGGGTGCGAAATCTTCACATCCGAGAGCTGAAACGAATAAACAATGAAGACAGTTCACA ATTCAAGGACCATCCCACCCTGAATGAGCGCTACCTGCTGTTACATCTGCTGGGCAGGGGGGGCTTCAGTGAGGTCTACAAG GCGTTTGACTTAATTGAGCAGCGCTACACTGCTGTGAAGATTCATCAGCTCAACAAAAACTGGAGAGAGGAGAAGAAAGAAAATTACCACAA ACACGCCTGTCGGGAATACCGAATACATAAACAGCTGGATCATCCCAGAATAGTGAAACTGTACGACTACTTCTCCCTGGACACAGACAC GTTTTGCACGGTTTTGGAGTACTGTGAAGGAAATGATCTGGATTTCTATTTGAAACAGCACAAGCTGATGTCTGAGAAAGAAGCTCGCTCTATCGTCATGCAGATTGTTAATGCTCTACGATACCTGAACGAGATCAAGCCACCCATAATACACTATGACCTCAAACCCG GGAATATTTTACTGGTAGATGGAAATGCATGCGGAGAGATAAAGATCACAGATTTCGGACTGTCTAAAATCATGGACGATGACAGCTATGGAGTAGATGGGATGGACCTGACCTCTCAAGGGGCTGGCACTTACTG GTACTTACCCCCGGAGTGTTTTGTGGTGGGTAAAGAGCCTCCAAAGATCTCCAATAAGGTGGACGTATGGTCTGTGGGTGTCATATTTTTCCAGTGCCTCTATGGTAGAAAG CCATTTGGCCATAACCAGTCCCAGCAGGACATCCTGCAGGAGAACACCATCCTGAAAGCCACAGAGGTTCAGTTCCCTTCCAAACCCGTCGCCAGCAATGAGGCCAAG
- the LOC132094849 gene encoding serine/threonine-protein kinase tousled-like 1-B isoform X2 yields the protein MEELHSLDPRRQELLEARFLGGVSGNTAGSTGSASGGTKTLTNNECSNHSFGSLGSSSDKESETPEKKHSESSRGRKRKADIQSESSQGKSVIRGPKISDYFDFQAGNGSSPVRGLPPVIRSPQNSHSHSAPGSSTRQSSSSPTSLCFVDSMISTRTMAVKSVQTDLTVVKLATIESNKNLDLEKKEGRIDDLLRANCDLRRQIDEQQKLLEKYKERLNKCITMSKKLLIEKSTQEKQACREKSMQDRLRLGHFTSVRHGASFTEQWTDGYAFQNLVKQQEWIIQQREEIERQRKLLAKRKPPSASSSQSPSTISEPKPRKTKAVNGAENDPFLKPSLPQLLTLAEYHEQEEIFKLRLGNLKKEEAEIQAELERLERVRNLHIRELKRINNEDSSQFKDHPTLNERYLLLHLLGRGGFSEVYKAFDLIEQRYTAVKIHQLNKNWREEKKENYHKHACREYRIHKQLDHPRIVKLYDYFSLDTDTFCTVLEYCEGNDLDFYLKQHKLMSEKEARSIVMQIVNALRYLNEIKPPIIHYDLKPGNILLVDGNACGEIKITDFGLSKIMDDDSYGVDGMDLTSQGAGTYWYLPPECFVVGKEPPKISNKVDVWSVGVIFFQCLYGRKPFGHNQSQQDILQENTILKATEVQFPSKPVASNEAKAFIRRCLAYRKEDRFDVHQLGRDSYLLPHIRRPSSSGALAPNSSSY from the exons ATGGAGGAGCTGCACAGTCTGGACCCGCGCCGGCAGGAATTGCTGGAGGCCAGATTTCTGGGCGGAGTCAGTGGAAACACAGCGGGCAGCACTGGCAGCGCTAGCGGAGGAACCAAA ACCTTGACAAACAACGAATGTTCCAATCACAGTTTTGGTAGCTTGGGCTCCTCCAGTGATAAAGAGTCAGAG ACTCCTGAAAAGAAGCACTCTGAATCATCACGGGGCAGGAAGAGGAAAGCTGACATCCAGTCAGAGAGCAGTCAGG GGAAGTCTGTCATTCGGGGACCCAaaattagtgattattttgat TTTCAGGCTGGTAATGGGTCCAGTCCAGTAAGAGGTCTTCCACCAGTCATCCGCTCACCCCAGAACTCACATTCCCACTCTGCACCGGGATCCAGC ACCCGGCAGAGCAGCTCGTCCCCCACTAGTCTGTGTTTTGTGGACTCTATGATTTCTACGAGAACGATGGCGGTCAAGAGTGTTCAG ACTGACCTGACTGTGGTAAAGCTGGCCACCATAGAGAGCAATAAGAACCTGGACCTGGAGAAGAAGGAGGGCAGGATAGATGATCTTCTGCGG GCAAACTGTGATCTTAGGAGACAAATTGATGAGCAGCAAAAGCTTCTAGAAAAGTACAAGGAACGTTTAAACAAGTGCATCACCATGAGCAAAAAACTTCTGATTGAGAAG AGCACACAGGAGAAGCAGGCGTGTCGGGAGAAGAGCATGCAGGATCGACTGCGTTTGGGTCATTTCACCTCTGTGAGACACGGAGCCTCGTTTACAGAGCAGTGGACAGACGGCTACGCCTTCCAGAACCTCGTCAA ACAGCAGGAATGGATCATTCAACAACGTGAAGAAATCGAGAGACAGAGGAAACTGTTAGCTAAGAGAAAGCCACCATCAGCCAGCAGCTCACAGTCGCCCAGCACCATCTCTGAGCCCAAACCACGCAAGACCAAGGCTGTGAACGGCGCAGAGAACGACCCTTTCCTCAAACCCAGCCTCCCTCAGCT GCTAACTTTAGCTGAGTACCATGAGCAGGAGGAGATCTTCAAACTGAGACTCGGCAATCTCAAAAAG GAGGAGGCAGAGATTCAGGCAGAGCTGGAGAGGTTGGAGAGGGTGCGAAATCTTCACATCCGAGAGCTGAAACGAATAAACAATGAAGACAGTTCACA ATTCAAGGACCATCCCACCCTGAATGAGCGCTACCTGCTGTTACATCTGCTGGGCAGGGGGGGCTTCAGTGAGGTCTACAAG GCGTTTGACTTAATTGAGCAGCGCTACACTGCTGTGAAGATTCATCAGCTCAACAAAAACTGGAGAGAGGAGAAGAAAGAAAATTACCACAA ACACGCCTGTCGGGAATACCGAATACATAAACAGCTGGATCATCCCAGAATAGTGAAACTGTACGACTACTTCTCCCTGGACACAGACAC GTTTTGCACGGTTTTGGAGTACTGTGAAGGAAATGATCTGGATTTCTATTTGAAACAGCACAAGCTGATGTCTGAGAAAGAAGCTCGCTCTATCGTCATGCAGATTGTTAATGCTCTACGATACCTGAACGAGATCAAGCCACCCATAATACACTATGACCTCAAACCCG GGAATATTTTACTGGTAGATGGAAATGCATGCGGAGAGATAAAGATCACAGATTTCGGACTGTCTAAAATCATGGACGATGACAGCTATGGAGTAGATGGGATGGACCTGACCTCTCAAGGGGCTGGCACTTACTG GTACTTACCCCCGGAGTGTTTTGTGGTGGGTAAAGAGCCTCCAAAGATCTCCAATAAGGTGGACGTATGGTCTGTGGGTGTCATATTTTTCCAGTGCCTCTATGGTAGAAAG CCATTTGGCCATAACCAGTCCCAGCAGGACATCCTGCAGGAGAACACCATCCTGAAAGCCACAGAGGTTCAGTTCCCTTCCAAACCCGTCGCCAGCAATGAGGCCAAG